One Saimiri boliviensis isolate mSaiBol1 chromosome 7, mSaiBol1.pri, whole genome shotgun sequence genomic window, catgttggccaggatggtcttgatctcttgaccttgtgatctgcccacctcggactcccaaagtgttgggattacaggcgtgagccactggaaACATTTAATTacacagtttcacttttgttctcAAAACTCTCAAGTGCCTACCAACTGATAGcaggggttctttttttttttttttgtttgtttgtttttttgttttgaaccagaatctcactctgttgcccaggctgcagtgtggtggtgcgactgtgtctcactgcagcctctaactcctaggctcaagggatcttctcgcctcagcctctgaagtatctgggactacaggtgcataccaccatgcccagctaattttgtaaaattttcttggtaaattttttcatgttgcccagaccgatctcaaagtcctggattcaagccatcctctcaccttggcctcccaaagtgcattaTGAGTGCAGACGTGATATCACGCCCAGCCTGATATCAAGCCCAGTCTCCCACTgtgaattttgatcttttggcATAAAACTCAACCTGGATTTGATTATCAGAATCAGTCCTGAGACCTGTGACCTGGTTTTCCTACCTGTTTTACTTGTAGTCACATATCCGCAACTGAAGACTTCATTTCAGATTTTGCTCCGAAGTTTTTATTCCACTCAGAGAAACTAACATAAGCTTCTTGAAAGCAGACAGCAGGTGTTATCCTTTTGTTTGCTCTGTTACCTCGCATAGAGTGGGCAGTTAGAAGAGGGGCTCGGCAGTATGTGCTCAGGGACTGATGCTTAGGATCTTCCCTGAGACAGAACGTTTGCTCAGTCTGTAGCTCTTGTTTCTGAGAAAGATTTTGCATGTGCCATGCCTAGAGACTAGCAATCCCCATATTTTGAGGTTGGCTCTGGTTAAGTCATTGACTTGTCTTGGCACCTACCACAAGCTCGGCCCTCAGAGTTAAATAAGATGCCAACCTTATTGCCAGCCATGCTGTCAGGATGTAGTAGGAGAAAAGACTCTTCAATCCATAATGACTACACAACACCATAGGTTCATGATAGGATCAACATTCATTTGTACAACTTTGGTTTCCTTAGAGTCACTGAGGCTGAAGCCATGTTCTGGGCAGTTAAGGATATGtcttttccttcactttttttttttttttaactgaagaaaaaGGCTCATGAGGCAAGGGATTCACTCATTCCTGGGGAGGGATGCAGGTCCTGGCTAGCTCTAGAGCAAACTtcagtctctgtttcctcatgtaCAAGATGGAGGTTTCACAGGGcagttgggaggattaaatgaaggCAGTGAATATAAGGTgtttagcacagggcctggcacagaatgGAGAATGTTACTGTTACATTTACTGTGTCCTTACTTCACCAAAAAATGACTACCACATCGAAAGTTCTGTTACTTGTAATTTGAGATGTTCCTATCAATTGTCAGTAAACGAAAGATGAATTGCAGTAGAATCattaacacaaaaaaaaaaaaaaagaagaagaaataaatacttcAAACATGAACTCAACACTTTGCCTGGGGCTTCCTACCTCGGTTGCCTTCCCCTTTTCTATACATCCAGACCGAGTATGTGAGATGTCCCTGGATCAGGTCTAGGCCCTTCCACAGAACCCCAAAATAAAGGATCCAAAGCACTAGGCTGCTTGGAGTCTGGAGTGATGATTCATGTAGATGAaaacgttttatttatttaaaattacctaTGTTTCTTGAATAGAAGCAGACAGGGCATATTGGTATACACAATCACAGTAATAACATTCCTAACATAATGAGCCACTATTGCTGGGATGAATAACCCAGTCACATCAATATAGGCATGAATAATCAATAATACATTATGTCAGATCATGTGAATGAAAGTTTATATGCCCTGAGAAGCAATTTGGGTGACTCAGAAATTGGCCCAGCTGAAGCAAGAGATTCATAGCACTGACCCATGAGAAGaactaaaattatttcatgaaatttgaaaaaacagaaatatagtatattttatatatgatttgaTGTATCAAAATATAACAAGTTTACTAAGATGAATATGGTAAGTGGAGAAATCCCTCTTCGTACATTAGTATGCTTCTACATAGTCCAGTCACAGCCTCTGTAGACACCAATTCTCATTCACATTTGCTTCTACAAGCTTCGTATTCCCACTCAGTGCTTGACATGTTTGAGATACTTGGCTTCATCTTTACTCTTCTCCTTTAGCTTTTCCTTTCATCTGCTTCCTCTTTTGCTGCCGGCTCTTCCCGGGCATGTGGTGGAGGGGCCTACTGTGCTGGTGGCGCCTGTGGTGGGGGGGCAGCTTCTGGTGGGGGGGCAGCCTCTGGTGGGGGGGCAGCCTCTGGTGGGGGGGCAGGCTCTGGTGCTGGGGGAGCCTCTGCTGGTGGGGCAGCCTCTGCTGTTGGGGCCTCTGCTGGTGGGGCAGCCTCTGCTGGTGGGGCCTCTGCTGGTGGCGGTGCCTCTGCTGGTGGCGGGGCCTCAGCTGGTGGCGGGGCCTCTGCTGGTGGCGGGGCCTCTGCTGGTGGTGGGGCCTCTGCTGGTGGCGGGGCCTCTGCTGGTGGCGGGGCCTCTGATGGTGGTGGAGCCTCTGCTGGTGGTGGGGCCTCTGCTGGTGGAAAGGCTTCTCCAGGTGGTAGAGTCTCCTTTTCTGGTGGTGGGGCCTCCTCACCTGCTGGTAGGATTTCCTCTGCTATTGGGACCATATCTTCTGAAGTCAGCTCTGATTCCAATGTTGTCTCCGTTGATGACTCCTCTACTTCAGCCACTGCTGTCTGCACTTCAGAGCAGAGGTAGGACATTGTAAGTAGAGTGCACAATAAGATTAGAAGAAACAAGGGGACTAGTGCCACTGCCACTTTATAGTCTATGTCTTGTCCTGCAGGTTGACCACGAGCATGACTTTCATGACCACTTGCATTGTTGTCGGTAACTTGAATTTCCGGAGGGCCACTGTCCACACTACCTCCATTTCCTGGATTTTTACAGTCAGGAGGAGCAAAACCAAACTCACAATGGCAGTGCCTTAAATTGTTGCAAACTCCTTTCCCATGACACGATTCCTCTGGTCTGCAGTCATACAGGAGTACAGAGTGATGAACGCAGGAGTGATCCGTGCAGACTTTGTTTGGGGCGCAAGAAGTGCCGACGTGCACATCTCCATCATCAGGGATATCCGTAATGTTATGGGCATCCATGCTCCAGCACCAGTCATCGTCATGAGGGACCTGGATCATGGTATGTTGAGCTTGGAGTCGGGGTAAGGATTCGACACCTGTACATACGAGTTTCCCACAAAATACATTATCACTTGAACATGTAACATACTTTTGCTGATCCTCAGTGGGACGGCCACAGTTTCCAAACCGGTCTCCTCTGGTATTCATTGAAATGTAACAGTCTTCCGGGGCAGATCTTGCAGGGTACCCATATATATTCATGCATTGCTTATCGGGGTTCTTACACTGACCCCCAGAGCAATAGTGAATTCTATCACACAGCGTGCCATCTTGCTTGTAGCTGTCTGCAGGGCATTCTGCAGAGCTCCCATCACAATATTCTGGGAGGTCACACTCATCCTGAGTAGGACGACATAAAAACCCCTTCCTTCTGAAAGTACAGTCCAGGCAGCAGAGGCCATGGCCGCACTCAGCATTCTCCTTCAGAGTGCATGTGGGATCACAGCATGGGTCGAGGTGACAGGCAGAACCACAGTCACACTGCTCCGTGTCCTCCACCACGCCATTTCCACAGGTGGAATCCCTACGCTTGCGGGCCCTGGGCCTTGGCTTGTTAAATAGGCAGGTCCCTTTTTGTTCTCGAAGGAACTGGTAGAAGTAGTCAGAACTGCAGTTGCTGAAGCCACTTTCTTTTGTGATGTTTTCATGCATGAGGCAAAAGTGCTTATCTTTACAAAAGCAGGCCGAGTGGTCGTGCTGAATACCCAGGTTGTGGCCGAGCTCATGGACCATGAGGGCTGCAAACAACAGCACATCTTCATGATGGAAGGATTCAACAGCTGCCGCAAAACCGCTTGAGCAGGCACCACTGAGAAAGGCCTGGCCCGTATTCTGTCCAGGATGATGCCCAACGATCATGTGGGCAACGTCATGCTTCGCACGATGGAagagcatctcttgtctccagcGATTGAAATTCCTGAGTGTGACCTGCAAGTCCACTGCGACCTCTATTAGTTCCCTCTCGGTCCAGATCTCCATTCCAGCCAGCACCACCTCTGTGTTTATTCCCCTGGTGAAGCTGTTGGCCAGAGCAATGACATCCACTACTCTCTGGACCGTCTCATTGACGTTACTGCCCCACATCTGGAACCGCTGGTTGTTGACCACAACAAACATTTCCACATACTTGGGGTGTGACCACAAGTAGGACAGCGCCTGTAGATCATGAGGCTTCTTGCTCCCTTGTTGCCAACTAGTGGACACCACAGGGCTGTCGGTGTGAGCGACACCGCAGGACACGCGCGCTTGATGTGCCGTGGTGTATAACACGTGTTCAAACCGTCTTGAAGACTCCATGGGCTCAATGCTGTAAGATTTTTCCTCCTTGATCAAGATGCCCCTGAGACCTGCACAGGTGTTGACAGAAACAAAAGAACCTGACACTCCTTCTATGTAGCCTTCATAGTGGCAGTCATGGGAGATGAAAGGTGATTCTTGCCCTAGGACGTCGTTGTGGTAACTGTAGACTGGAAAGTTATTCACAAAATGGCTTCTCTTCACCTTCAGGTGAACCAGGTGCTTCTGGCCTTCCATAAATAATAAGTAAGACAGTCCTTTTACTGGGCTGTTTCCTCCCTGGACTGTCAGCCTCTTTGGAATAATTATTTCATAGAAAGTATAATAGACTGATCCCAGGTGACAATATATGCTTGGTACAAAAATTACCAAAAGCATCAAAATCTCTAACCTGATACATGAAGGTCCTTGTACTAGACCCAGCCTCAAGTTCCACTTCTGTGGAGCCCAAGTCTGAAACTTTATCTTAGCCTCTTCCAAGGCCACTTGGTTTTTCCATAGAGAAAGCAGGATGTTAGCAAAGTCTTTTAATACTGCCCCCAGTGACATGGCCCAAATAAATCAGTTACTGATTCTGGACTTACGTCCATCAGCAGAGTTCTCCCTCTCATAGACCCTTGGAAGCTCTGGTGTTAGTCTCAGATGTACACTGGCTCCCTTCCTGGCAGTTCTTGCCCAGCTCTGAGTATTATAGAACTTCAACTGTGTTTCTCTTCCTGCTCTCTCCTGGTCTTCGGTAGCTTCTTGAGTATGTCTCCCTTCCAACAGCAACAAATTTAATCTTCCTTACTTATGTTCCTTTTTCCTTCATGGGGAGATATTCCAAGTAGAAGGCCTGTACTGACCCGGCCAGTACTGTAACTCAGGCAAGTTATTCTTTATCTTTAGCTCAGGCCACACGACTTGATATCCGTTAATCTGCTCATTCTTTGAAACCCAACATTCTGGCAGGGGGTCGGGGGAAGGGGACAGGGCTTCTCTGGGGCTCTCTGAAAAGGACAAAGTTCTTTGTGGCCC contains:
- the LOC101032960 gene encoding disintegrin and metalloproteinase domain-containing protein 1a-like — encoded protein: MSLGAVLKDFANILLSLWKNQVALEEAKIKFQTWAPQKWNLRLGLVQGPSCIRLEILMLLVIFVPSIYCHLGSVYYTFYEIIIPKRLTVQGGNSPVKGLSYLLFMEGQKHLVHLKVKRSHFVNNFPVYSYHNDVLGQESPFISHDCHYEGYIEGVSGSFVSVNTCAGLRGILIKEEKSYSIEPMESSRRFEHVLYTTAHQARVSCGVAHTDSPVVSTSWQQGSKKPHDLQALSYLWSHPKYVEMFVVVNNQRFQMWGSNVNETVQRVVDVIALANSFTRGINTEVVLAGMEIWTERELIEVAVDLQVTLRNFNRWRQEMLFHRAKHDVAHMIVGHHPGQNTGQAFLSGACSSGFAAAVESFHHEDVLLFAALMVHELGHNLGIQHDHSACFCKDKHFCLMHENITKESGFSNCSSDYFYQFLREQKGTCLFNKPRPRARKRRDSTCGNGVVEDTEQCDCGSACHLDPCCDPTCTLKENAECGHGLCCLDCTFRRKGFLCRPTQDECDLPEYCDGSSAECPADSYKQDGTLCDRIHYCSGGQCKNPDKQCMNIYGYPARSAPEDCYISMNTRGDRFGNCGRPTEDQQKYVTCSSDNVFCGKLVCTGVESLPRLQAQHTMIQVPHDDDWCWSMDAHNITDIPDDGDVHVGTSCAPNKVCTDHSCVHHSVLLYDCRPEESCHGKGVCNNLRHCHCEFGFAPPDCKNPGNGGSVDSGPPEIQVTDNNASGHESHARGQPAGQDIDYKVAVALVPLFLLILLCTLLTMSYLCSEVQTAVAEVEESSTETTLESELTSEDMVPIAEEILPAGEEAPPPEKETLPPGEAFPPAEAPPPAEAPPPSEAPPPAEAPPPAEAPPPAEAPPPAEAPPPAEAPPPAEAPPPAEAPPAEAAPPAEAPTAEAAPPAEAPPAPEPAPPPEAAPPPEAAPPPEAAPPPQAPPAQ